In Myxococcales bacterium, the genomic stretch GGGGGCGGCCGTGAACATCCCGCCACAGGTCGTGCAGGTCACCCAGCGCATTCCGTATGGCAAGGGCATGGCGGGTCTGGCTTTCGCGCGCGACAGGCCCGTGCAGACGTGCAACTTGCAGGAGGACGCCAGCGGCGACGTGCGTCCAGGGGCCCGGGCGGTGAACGCACACGCGGCGGTGGCGCTGCCCGTGCACGACACCGCCGGCCAGGTGCGCGCGGTCGTGGGGATCGCGTTCATGCACGAGCGAGAGCTCGGCGAAGACGAGCTGGCCCGGCTTGCGGCGACGGCCGAGGCGCTGCCCCAGGCCTAACCTGCGGCACATCTTCCCGCGGTCAGACCCAGCGGCGGCTTGCCGCATGGGCCGGACATGGCGCACCCTGACTATGGTAGGCTTCTCCCGTGAGTCCGCCCGCGAAGAAAGCGGCAACCTACGACGACCTCGTCGCCCTCCCACCTCACGTCGTGGGAGAGATCATCAACGGCGAACTCGAGGTAAGCCCGCGCCCCGCGTCTCCCCACGCGCTCGCCGCAAGCGTTTTGGGCATGGACCTGGGCGGCGCCTTTCAGCGCGGCCGTGGCGGGCCGGGCGGATGGTGGCTCTTTGACGAACCGGAACTGCACCTGGGCAGGCACGTG encodes the following:
- a CDS encoding GAF domain-containing protein, with the translated sequence MSSAPLETWLSAYLRTHGGMAGTVHLRDGQELVMGAAVNIPPQVVQVTQRIPYGKGMAGLAFARDRPVQTCNLQEDASGDVRPGARAVNAHAAVALPVHDTAGQVRAVVGIAFMHERELGEDELARLAATAEALPQA